The following is a genomic window from Bordetella petrii.
TGGATCGCGGGCCTGAACCTGTACGCCGCGCAGCTCCGCCACGAAGCCACGCGGCTGCGCGAACGCATGGAACAGGATGTGCGCGACGCGCTTCCGGATATTCCCGTCGTGCTGGACCCCGTGCGCCAGGCCCGGCAGGCCCGCGATGCGTTGCGGGCCGGCCAGGGCGAAGCCGCGGGCAACGATTTGCTGTCACTGGCGCGCGTGGCCGTGCAAGTGCTGCCCTTCGCGGCCGACACGGTCGACCGGCTGGAATACGGCGACGGGATACTGACCCTGCGCCTGCGCGACAGCAACGCCGCCGCATCCGGCGGCGGCAAGGCCGCCGACCGGCTGGCCGACACAGCCGCCATACTGCAACGCGCCGCAGCGTTGAGCGCGCGCGTAGAGCGCGACGACAGCGGCGCGTGGCGCATCCAGCGAGCCCAGCCATGAATGCCATCGCATCCTTGCGCGGCAAACTGGCTCCCTGGGCGGCGCGCGCGGCCGCCTGGCGCCAGCGCGCCCTGTCCTGGTATGCGCTGCGGCCCCGGCGCGAACAGCGGTTGCTGGCCTGCGCCGGCGCGCTGCTGGCCGCCGCGCTGGTTTTCCTGCTGCTGGTTGAACCTGCCTGGTCTACCATGACGCGGACCAGGCAGGAACTGCCCGACCTGCGCGCGCAAACCGCCACGGTGGCCGAACTGACGGCCCAGGTGCGCGCCCTGCGGCGCCGTGATGCGGGCGCCGCAACCGCCAGCCCCAGCCCCGGCGAGCTGACCGCCAGCCTGCGCCGCGAGGGGCTGCCGGACAGTGTCTGGTCGCTGGAACTAAGCACGGCCAAAGCCCCGCAGCCGAACGCTGAAGCCGCCGCACCCGCTTCCGCCATCAGGCTGAACCTGCGCGAAGCGTCCGCGGCCGCGCTGTTCCGCTGGCTGGACACTGCGGCGCGCGACTGGCGGCTGTCGGTGGCGGATGCCGAGCTCGCGCGCGCAACAAACCCGGCAGGCCAACGGTTGCCCGGCCGCCTGAACGGCGCCCTGACCCTGCTGCCCGCCCCTGGCCCATGATGCGCCGCCTGTTGCCCACGAGCTTTTCGCCGCCGCTGGCGGCGTTGGCGCTGTGCTGCGCGCTGCTGGCGGCGCTGGTGGTGCTGCCGGCGCGCTGGCTGCTGCTGGTCCAGCCCGACGACGCGATGGCGGCACTGGCCGATGCCGACGGCACCCTGTGGCGCGGCAGCGCCCGCGTGGCGTTGGGCCCGCCAGGCGCCCGCCGCTTATTGCCCGAGCCGCTGCACTGGCAATGGCGCCACGGCGCGCTGGAAATTTCACATGCGTGGTTGCGCGGCCCCGTGCGCGCGCAGCCAGGTTGGTCCGGCATCGCCGTGTCTGGCCAGAACCTGCGCTTACCCGCCGCAACCCTCGCGGCATTCGGCGCGCCGCTGAATACCGTGGCCCCCGGCGGCCAGCTCGAGATCGACTGGCAGCCCTTCGTGCTGGGCCACCTGTCCGCCGGCGGCGCCCTGGCGACCGCCCGCTGGACCAATGCCAGCTCCGCCCTGTCGCACGTGCGGCCGCTAGGCGACTACACCTTGCGCATTACGGCCGACCAGGACACGCTGCGCCTGGCGCTGGGCACCGATTCCGGCGTGCTGTCGGTCACCGGACAGGGCCGGCTGCGGCATGGCCGCCTGCGCCTGCGCGGCGAGGCCGCCCCAGCCGACAACGCCACCCCACCCCAACGCGCCGCCCTGGCCGGCCTGCTGAGCGCCCTAGGCCCGGTATCGAACGGCAAAACCCACTTCAGCACCCCACCCTGACCCAGCCACAGCCTCGTCAACACCGGCTGGTGCGCCTAACACCCACAGCTGCGCGCGCCCTCTTTGAATACACCGCCCCCAGTCCCGCGGCATCCGGCCACGCGCGGGCGGCGCGTTGGGCGGCGGGGCAGCCTGCGCAGCAGGCCGAGGGCGCGTGGTTGCGCCCGAGCCCGACGCACGGGCGCCGCCCGCGCGTGGCCGGATGCCGCGGGACGACGCAAGAACTCACCCCCCCCGCAAAGAACCCCTCCTTCCCCTTAACCCTCCCGAGTCACCCGCAAAATCTCCTCCGGCGCGGTCACCCCCGCCGCGACCCAGCGCTGCCCATCGTCCCGCAACGTCCGCATGCCGCTGCGCAAAGCCTGAGCCCGCAGCGCCTGCTCGTCGCGCCCCTCGTGAATCAGGCGGCGCACCTCGTCATCCACTTTGAACAGCTCGTGAATTCCCGAGCGCCCGCTATAGCCGGTGTGATTGCAGGCTTCGCAGCCCACCGGCCGGTACACCACCCGCCCGTCCGGCAGCGTGTCGGGCCGGCGGCACTGCTGGCACAAGCGGCGCACCAGCCGCTGCGCCAGCACGCCCAGCAGCGACGACGCCAGCAAAAAAGGCTCGACCCCCATGTCCACCAGGCGCGTCACGGCCGAAGTCGCATCATTGGTGTGCAGCGTGGCCAGCACCAGGTGGCCCGTCAGCGAGGCCTGCACGGCGATCTGCGCGGTTTCCAGGTCGCGGATCTCGCCGATCATGATCACGTCCGGGTCTTGCCGGAGAATGGCCCGCAGCGCCAGCGCGAAGGTCATGTCGATCTTGGCGTTGACCTGCGTCTGGCTGATGCCGGGCAGGTCGTACTCAATAGGGTCTTCTACGGTCAGGATATTCGTGGTGGAGGCGTCCAGCCGCGCCAGCGCCGCGTACAGCGTGGTGGTCTTGCCGCTGCCGGTGGGGCCCGTCACCAGCACGATGCCGTGCGGCTGGCGGATCAGCTCGTCGAGCTGGGCCAGCACCCGCGGGCTCATGCCCAGTTTGTCGAGCCGCAGCCGCCCGGCCTCTTTGTCGAGCAGGCGCAGTACGGCACGCTCGCCATGCCCGGTGGGCAGCGTCGATACCCGCACGTCGATGGGCCGTCCGCCCACGCGCAGCGCAATGCGGCCGTCCTGCGGCAGGCGCTTCTCGGCGATGTCCAGGTTGGCCATGATCTTGATGCGCGATATCAGCGCGGAATGCAGCGCCTTGCGCGGGCTGACCACATCGCGCAGCACGCCATCGACCCGATAGCGCACCACCGAATGATTCTCGTACGGCTCGATGTGCATGTCGCTGGCGCCGTCGCGCGCGGCCTGCGTGAACAGCGCGTTGATCATGCGGATCACCGGCGCGTCGTCCTGCGTTTCGAGCAGGTCGGCCACCTCGGGAATATCCTGCAGCAGCCGGTCGAGGTCGATCTCGTTCTCGGCCACGCCGATCACCGATGCCGCGTCGGCGGTGTCGCTGTAGGCGGTGTTAAGCAGCGTGTCGAGCGCTTCGTCGGACACCTCGATCACCGGCACCTGGCCATGGCAGCGCAAGACCTCGCGCACCGCCCAGGCCGGCGTGCGCGCGCTGACGGTCAATTGCGATGCGCCGGGCCGCAACAACAACACCGCCCGCTGCGCGCGAGCCCAGCTGTACGGCAAGGGATAGGCATTCACAGGTGCGTCACCAGCTCGGCGCGATAGCCCAGCTCTTTGAGCAGCGCCACCGCCGTATCAACCGTGGTGGCGTCGCGCGCCACATCGGATCGCACCACATAGCCCTGCCCGCCCGGGCCAACCTGCACGTAGGCGCTCAGCCCGCTGATGCGCACGCGCCTGGCGATGCCATCGGCTTCGGCCTCGCTGGCCGTCATTGCCACCTGCAAGATCGTGGTGTCCTGGCGGGTTTCGGCATACAGGGCCGACGGGTCGGTAGCGATGCTCACGCCCAGCGGCAGGTTGGCGCGTATCGGGCGGCCAGGGTCCGAACCGCCCGGCGGCGCCGGCAGCTGGCGCACCCGGAACGTCTGCGTGGTGGCCGGCGGCTGGCGTCGCAGCGTGTCGGCCGCGGCCTCGGGACGCAAATCATAGTCGGCGCCGCCCACGGCCTGCACGCGCGCCGGGGGCAACAAGGGCGCCTGCACGTCGGGCAACAGCCAATGCTTGCCTGGTTGCGCCTGGCTTTGCGCGCGGCGCATATAGTCGTAGCGGTTCAGGGTGACATTGGCGCTGTCGCGCGCATCGCGCACCACGAACGGCCGCAAGAAAACCATCAAATTACTCTTGGTGCGCTGGCGCTTGTCGTAGCGAAACAAGGCCCCCAGCAACGGAATCGAACTCAAGCCCGGCACTGCACTGGTGGTGGACGTAACCCGGTCTTCCAGCAGGCCGCCCAGCACAATGATCTGCCCGTCGTCAACCAGCACGCTGGTGTCGATGGCCCGCTTGTTGGTCACCAGCCCGGTGGTCTCGCTGGAGCTTGCCTCGTCGATGCTGCTGACCTCCTGGTAGATATCCAGCTTGACCGCGCCGCCTTCCGAGATCTGCGGGCGAATGTTCAGCTTCAGCCCGATGTCTTCGCGTTCAATGGTCTGGAACGGATTATTGCTGCCGGCGCTGCCGGACGTGACGTACTGGCCGGTGACAAAGGGCACGGTCTTGCCCACCAGGATGCTGGCGGGCTCGTTATCGAGCGTCAACAGGTTGGGAGTGGACAGAATGTTGGCTTCGCCGCTGTTCTGCAGCGCGCGCGCCAGCACGTTCAGGTTGATCACCTGGTTGCCCAGCACGTCGACGGTGCCCTTGACCAGGCCCAGCGTCAGGCCGCGGCCCAGCGCGTCAAGCGTGGTCGCGCCCGTGCCGGCGCTGCCTATACCGCTGCCGCCCAGATTGGTGCCGCCGATAAAGCCGCTGCCGTCCAGGCTGCCGGCGCCCGTCATCCACTGGATGCCGAATTCGGCCGCCTTTTCCTGGCTGACTTCGACGATCAGGCTTTCCACCAGCACCTGCGCCCGGCGCTGGTCGAGCTGGTCGATCACCTCGCGCAGGCTGCGGTACAAAGGCTCGGGCGCCGAAATTATCAGAGTGTTGGTGGAGGGATCGGCCTGCACCGTGGCGCCTCCGCCCGAATAGGACACTGCATCGCCCGCGCCGTCGTCATCGCGCTCGATGGGTTGCTGGTTGAACGCCCCTCCGCCCGAGCTGCCCGAACTGCCGCTGGCCATGCCCACCGGCGTGCCAGAGGTGCGCGGCGCGGACGCACGGCCGCCTGCCCTGCCCGCGACGCCCATGGCGCTGCCGCCAGCCCCGCCGCCCTCGCGCCCCGCGCCGTTCAAGGCCTGGCTGGCCAGCAAGCCGCCCAGCACCTCGGCCATGCGCGAGGCCTGCGCGTTGCGCAGGTACACCACATGCAAATTGCCGGGTCGCGCCTGCTCGGAATCCAGCTTGCGGATTAGGTCGCGCGCCAGGCGGGTGCGGGCCGGGCTGCCCGCGCGCACCAGCACGCTGTTGGTGCGCGGGTCCGCCACCATGGCAATGCGCTGGGCGGTATCGCCGCCCTGCGCATCGAGCAACTGCGTGGCCAGCGAGGCAAGGTCGCTGGCCACCCCATACTTCACCGGCACCACATCGGTATCGATGGCGCTGGGCACGTCCACCTTGGCAATCACGCGGGCGATGCGTTCCAGGTTGTCGGCATAGTCCGTGACGACCAGCGTGTTGTTGCCCGGATAGGCGTTGATGGGATTGTTGGGAGGCACCAGCGGCCGCAGCACCGGCAGCAAGTTGGCGGCGTTCTCGTACTTGAGCGAGAACACCCGCGTTACCACTTCGCTGCCGCGCGCGCCGCGGGCGAAGTCCGCCATGGGCATCGGCCCCGCCGCGCCGCGGGCCGCGTCGGCAACGACCGCGCTGCCTTGCAGCTTGGCGTCGGCCTCGGGCACCACGCGCGTCACCCCGTCGACCTCGACGATGGCAAAGCCCTGCATGCGCAGCGCGCCGGCCAGCATCGTCAACGCCGTGTCGCGATCGACCGGCCGTTCCGACACGAGCGTCAGCTTGCCTTTGACGCGCGGATCCACCAGGTAATTGCGCTGCGTGAACAGCGACAGCGCGCGCAGCACGGCCGGGATGTCGGTGTCGACGAAGTTCAGGCTGACATGCTGATCGGCGGGCCGTGCCTGCGCCAGCGCGGGCAACGGCAATGCCATCGCACACGCGGCGGCAAGCAGGACGGCCAGGGAAGTTTTTCTGAAGCGGCGCATGGGTTCTCGACAGCGAGGACAGTGAATTTGCGGCCGAGTATACGGGGTACCCCTGCAACACTACGGTCATAATTCGCGCTCAATGTGGCGGCTTGAAAACCCTTGAAATCACGAGCTTTTTCGCATGCCGTCGTTCCGCTACGAAGCCACCGACCTGGTGGGAAAAATCATCCATGGCACGCTCGATGCCGACACCGAGCGCAGCGCGCGCAACCAGCTGCGCGCGCGCGGCCTGCTGCCGCTGTCGACCACGCCGGCGGCATCGCGCCAGGGCGGCTCGCGCCTGCAGCGCCGCTTGTCCGACGGCGAACTGGCGTGGCTGACGCGCCAGTTGGCCAGCCTGCTTGCCGCGCGCCTGCCGCTGGATGCCGCGCTGAACGCCACGCTGGAACAGGCCGAAAGCCGGCACGTGGCCGGCGCGCTGGCCGGCGTGCGCGACGAAGTGCGGGCCGGCTACCGCCTGGCCGATGCGCTGGCCACGCGGCCGCGCGATTTTCCCGAAATTTATCGCGCGCTGGTCGCGGCGGGCGAAGAATCGGGCGACCTCGCGCAGGTGATGGAAAAGCTGGCAGGCTACATCGAAGAACGCAATGCACTGCGCGGCAAAGTGATGACGGCGTTCATTTATCCCGCGGTGGTCGCGTGCGTGTCAGTGGTGATCGTGGCGTTCCTGTTGGGCTATGTGGTGCCGCAGGTCATCACGGCGTTCGACCACGCCCACCAGCAGTTGCCGCTGCTCACGCGCATCATGCTGGCGTTAAGCGATTTCGTGCGTCAATGGGGCTGGGTCGCCGCCGTTGGCATTGTCGCGGCAAGCACGCTATGGCGAGCCGCGCTGCGCGCGCCGGCGCGCCGCGAGGCCTGGCATGCCCGTCTGCTGCGCCTGCCGCTGGCCGGGCGTTTCGTGTTGGGCGTGGATGCGGCGCGCTTCGCTTCCACGCTGGCGATCCTGAGCGGCAGTGGCGTCAGCCTGCTGGGCGCGCTGAACGCGGCGCGCCGCACCCTGGGCAATGACCGCCTGCGCCGCGCGGTGGACGAGGCGGCCGAACGCGTGCGCGAAGGCGCTCCGCTGGCCTCGGCGCTGGCCGCGCAAAAAGTGTTTCCGTCGTTGCTGATCCACCTGATCGCCAGCGGCGAAAAAACCGGCCGCCTGCCCGAACTACTGGAGCGCGGCGCGCAGAACCTGTCGCGCGACCTGGAGCGGCGCGCCATGGCCATGACGGCATTGCTGGAGCCGCTGCTCATCTTGCTGATGGGGGGCTTTGTGCTGCTGATCGTGCTGGCGGTGATGATGCCGATTCTGGAGATGAATCAGCTGGTCAGGTAGCCCCCGAAGCGCCGCGCGCTTGCCCGATAACAAGCTACAGGGCTTGCTCGCCGTTTTCGCCGGTGCGGATGCGGATGGCCTGCTCCACCGGGGTGACGAAGATCTTGCCGTCGCCGATCTTGCCGGTGCGGGCCGCCTTGATGACAGCTTCGATGGCGGGCTCGACCATGTCGTCCGCCAGCACGACCTCGACCCGGATCTTGGGCAGGAAGTCCACCACGTATTCAGCGCCCCGGTACAGCTCGGTATGCCCTTTCTGGCGGCCGAAGCCCTTGACCTCGGTGACCGTCAGGCCGCTGACGCCGACCTCGGCCAGCGCTTCGCGCACTTCGTCGAGCTTGAAGGGTTTGATGATGGCAGTGACTTGTTTCACGTTGGTGTGGTCCTGGATGTGAGCGAATGGCGGCGCGGGTTCAAACGGTTTCCCGGAATCCGTTGGTGACAGGATAGCGCCAATCCCGGCCGAAGGCGCGCGGCGTGATGCGCGGCCCTGGCGGCGCCTGGCGGCGCTTGTATTCGTTGATGCGGATCAGCCTTACCACCTGCTCGACCGCCGGCCGCGGGAAGCCCGCGGCCACGATCTCGGCGGCCGACTGGTTGCGTTCCATGTAGCGTTCCATGATGCCGTCGAGGATGTCGTACGGCGGCAGGCTGTCCTGGTCGGTCTGGTCGGGGCGCAGCTCGGCCGAGGGCGGGCGCGTGATGATGCGGCGCGGAATGACTTCGTGCTCGCGGTTGCGCCATTCGGCCAGGCGGTACACGAGCGTCTTGGGCACGTCTTTGATGACCGCGAAGCCGCCGGCCATGTCGCCATACAGCGTGCAATAGCCGGTGGTGAGCTCGGACTTGTTGCCCGTGGTGAGCACCAGGTGGCCGGTCTTGTTGGACAGCGCCATCAGCAGCGTGCCGCGCACCCGCGCCTGAATGTTCTCTTCGGTGGCATCGACCGGCAGGCCGGCGAACTGCGGCGCCAGCATGGCCTCGAAGGCGTCGACCGCCGGGCCGATGGCGATATCGTCGTGGCGCACGCCCAGCCGCTGCGCCATGTCGCCGGCGTCGGTCTGCGAGATGTCGGCCGTGTAGCGCGACGGCATCATCACCGTGCGCACGTTGGCCGCGCCCAGGGCGTCCACCGCCACCGCCAGCACCACCGCCGAATCGATACCGCCGGAAAGCCCGATGATGGCGCCGGGAAAGCCGTTCTTGCCCAGGTAGTCTCGCACGGACAGCACGAGCGCATTCCAGACCTGCTCTTCGAGGCAGTACGGAGCCACGTCGGCATGGCGCGACAGCGGACGCACGGCGCCCGCGGCGTCGACCTCGACCACGTCCACGCCTTCGGTGTAGTCGGGCAGCCGCGCCGCCGGCTGGCCCTGCGCGTCGAGCGCGAACGAGGCGCCGTCGAACACGAGTTCATCCTGGCCGCCCACCAGGTTGGCGTAGACCACGGCGCAACCGGTGTCTTGCGCGCAGCGGCGCGCCACGCGCAGGCGCTCATCCTGCTTGCCGGTGTTGTAGGGCGACGCGTTGGGCACCAGCAGCACTTGCGCGCCAGCCTGCGCCGCGGCGCGCGGGGCGCGCTCGAACCACATGTCTTCGCAGATGTTCACGCCGAAGCGCACACCCTTGACCTCGAACACCAGGGGTTGGTCGGCCTCGGCGAAGTAGCGCTGTTCGTCGAACACCGAATAGTTGGGCAGCTCGCGCTTGCAATACACGCCCACGACCCGGCCCTCGCAGAGCACCGTGGCGGCGTTGTACAGTTTGCCGCCGCGGGCCAGCACGTGCCCCACCAGCAGGTGCAGCCCGGCCAGGCCGGCGGTGTCGCGGCGCAACTGGTCGAGCGCGGCTTCCTGGGTTTCGACGAAGTGCGGCCGCAGCAGCAGGTCTTCGGGCGGATAGCCGGTCAGCACGAGCTCGGGGGTGACCAGCACGTCGGCGCCCTGTTGGTGCGCCGAATGGGCAGACTGCAGCACGCGGGCAGCGTTGCCCTTGATATCGCCTACACAGGCGTTGATTTGCGCAATTGCAACGCGGGCAGCGCTCATGGACGACGGTTCCGGATCGGTTGAGAAATAGAACGAAAATTATCGCACGCCGGCGCCCGCGTCCGCCCCCGGGCGGGCGCCGGCGTCTGCCAGCGCCCGCTCGCGCGCCATGTCGCGCCGCAGCGCCTGGCCCAGGCCTTCGCCCATGGCGCCGATGTCGGCCCCCGAGGGCTGCTGGTACAGCCGCAGGCCCAGCTCGGGCAGGATGGCCAGCAGGTGATCGAACACATCGCCCTGGATGCGCTCGTACTCTACCCAGGCCGTCAACGCGGTAAAGCAATAGACTTCGATGGGAATACCGTCGGACTGCGGTTCCATCATGCGCACCATCATGGACATGTCCTGGCGGATTTCCGGGTGCCGCTTCAGGTAGGCCAGCGCGTAGGCCCGAAACGTGCCGATGTTGGTCAGCCGGCGCCGGTTGACCGGCAACTGGGCCAGTTCTGCGCCCAGTTCGCTGTTGGCCTGCCGCAGGTCGGACTGCTTGGCTTCGAGGTAATCGTGCAGCAGCCGGAAGCGCATCAGGCGCTCGGGCTCGTCGTCGGCCAGGAAGCGCACGCTGGTAGCGTCGACCCTCAGGGTGCGCTTGATCCGGCGGCCCCCGGATTCGAACATGTGGCGGTAGTTGCGGTAGCTTTCCGAGAACAGCTTGTAGGTGGGCACCGTGGTGACGGTGTTATCCCAGTTCTGCACCTTGACGGTGTGCAGCGCGATGTCGCGCACAAAGCCGTCGGCGTTGGACTGCGGCATCTCGATCCAGTCGCCGATGCGCAGCATGTCGTTCGAGGTGAGTTGGGTGCTGGCCACCAGAGACAGCAGCGTGTCTTTGAACACCAGCAGCAGCACCGCCGACAGCGCGCCCAGGCCGGAGATCATCCACAGCGGCGAGCGGTCGAGCAGAATGGACAACACCAGCACCGTGCAGATGGCAACCAGCATCAGCTTGCCGATCTGGATATAGCCCTTAATAGAGCGGGTCTGTGCGCGGGTGGTGGCCGAATACGTATCTTGCCAGGCGCTCAGCCCACCGCTGACCGCCATGAATATGCAGATCCAGGCGCCGGCATGGGCCAGCCGCCCGACCACGGCCACGGCCCGCTCGGCGTGGGGCACCAGGCCGATGCCCACCGACACCACGGCAAAGGGCACGGCGTACCAGAAGTTGTGATACGCCCGCCGGCGGCGCAATGCCTTGTCCCAGTCTTCGC
Proteins encoded in this region:
- the gspF gene encoding type II secretion system inner membrane protein GspF, producing the protein MPSFRYEATDLVGKIIHGTLDADTERSARNQLRARGLLPLSTTPAASRQGGSRLQRRLSDGELAWLTRQLASLLAARLPLDAALNATLEQAESRHVAGALAGVRDEVRAGYRLADALATRPRDFPEIYRALVAAGEESGDLAQVMEKLAGYIEERNALRGKVMTAFIYPAVVACVSVVIVAFLLGYVVPQVITAFDHAHQQLPLLTRIMLALSDFVRQWGWVAAVGIVAASTLWRAALRAPARREAWHARLLRLPLAGRFVLGVDAARFASTLAILSGSGVSLLGALNAARRTLGNDRLRRAVDEAAERVREGAPLASALAAQKVFPSLLIHLIASGEKTGRLPELLERGAQNLSRDLERRAMAMTALLEPLLILLMGGFVLLIVLAVMMPILEMNQLVR
- a CDS encoding NAD+ synthase, encoding MSAARVAIAQINACVGDIKGNAARVLQSAHSAHQQGADVLVTPELVLTGYPPEDLLLRPHFVETQEAALDQLRRDTAGLAGLHLLVGHVLARGGKLYNAATVLCEGRVVGVYCKRELPNYSVFDEQRYFAEADQPLVFEVKGVRFGVNICEDMWFERAPRAAAQAGAQVLLVPNASPYNTGKQDERLRVARRCAQDTGCAVVYANLVGGQDELVFDGASFALDAQGQPAARLPDYTEGVDVVEVDAAGAVRPLSRHADVAPYCLEEQVWNALVLSVRDYLGKNGFPGAIIGLSGGIDSAVVLAVAVDALGAANVRTVMMPSRYTADISQTDAGDMAQRLGVRHDDIAIGPAVDAFEAMLAPQFAGLPVDATEENIQARVRGTLLMALSNKTGHLVLTTGNKSELTTGYCTLYGDMAGGFAVIKDVPKTLVYRLAEWRNREHEVIPRRIITRPPSAELRPDQTDQDSLPPYDILDGIMERYMERNQSAAEIVAAGFPRPAVEQVVRLIRINEYKRRQAPPGPRITPRAFGRDWRYPVTNGFRETV
- the gspM gene encoding type II secretion system protein GspM, which encodes MNAIASLRGKLAPWAARAAAWRQRALSWYALRPRREQRLLACAGALLAAALVFLLLVEPAWSTMTRTRQELPDLRAQTATVAELTAQVRALRRRDAGAATASPSPGELTASLRREGLPDSVWSLELSTAKAPQPNAEAAAPASAIRLNLREASAAALFRWLDTAARDWRLSVADAELARATNPAGQRLPGRLNGALTLLPAPGP
- the gspD gene encoding type II secretion system secretin GspD translates to MRRFRKTSLAVLLAAACAMALPLPALAQARPADQHVSLNFVDTDIPAVLRALSLFTQRNYLVDPRVKGKLTLVSERPVDRDTALTMLAGALRMQGFAIVEVDGVTRVVPEADAKLQGSAVVADAARGAAGPMPMADFARGARGSEVVTRVFSLKYENAANLLPVLRPLVPPNNPINAYPGNNTLVVTDYADNLERIARVIAKVDVPSAIDTDVVPVKYGVASDLASLATQLLDAQGGDTAQRIAMVADPRTNSVLVRAGSPARTRLARDLIRKLDSEQARPGNLHVVYLRNAQASRMAEVLGGLLASQALNGAGREGGGAGGSAMGVAGRAGGRASAPRTSGTPVGMASGSSGSSGGGAFNQQPIERDDDGAGDAVSYSGGGATVQADPSTNTLIISAPEPLYRSLREVIDQLDQRRAQVLVESLIVEVSQEKAAEFGIQWMTGAGSLDGSGFIGGTNLGGSGIGSAGTGATTLDALGRGLTLGLVKGTVDVLGNQVINLNVLARALQNSGEANILSTPNLLTLDNEPASILVGKTVPFVTGQYVTSGSAGSNNPFQTIEREDIGLKLNIRPQISEGGAVKLDIYQEVSSIDEASSSETTGLVTNKRAIDTSVLVDDGQIIVLGGLLEDRVTSTTSAVPGLSSIPLLGALFRYDKRQRTKSNLMVFLRPFVVRDARDSANVTLNRYDYMRRAQSQAQPGKHWLLPDVQAPLLPPARVQAVGGADYDLRPEAAADTLRRQPPATTQTFRVRQLPAPPGGSDPGRPIRANLPLGVSIATDPSALYAETRQDTTILQVAMTASEAEADGIARRVRISGLSAYVQVGPGGQGYVVRSDVARDATTVDTAVALLKELGYRAELVTHL
- a CDS encoding mechanosensitive ion channel family protein; the protein is MEWDRLVTRLGEYVPTQAWAQTLVGIGALVVVALLAQWVGARIVLACAHRLLVLTGREDWDKALRRRRAYHNFWYAVPFAVVSVGIGLVPHAERAVAVVGRLAHAGAWICIFMAVSGGLSAWQDTYSATTRAQTRSIKGYIQIGKLMLVAICTVLVLSILLDRSPLWMISGLGALSAVLLLVFKDTLLSLVASTQLTSNDMLRIGDWIEMPQSNADGFVRDIALHTVKVQNWDNTVTTVPTYKLFSESYRNYRHMFESGGRRIKRTLRVDATSVRFLADDEPERLMRFRLLHDYLEAKQSDLRQANSELGAELAQLPVNRRRLTNIGTFRAYALAYLKRHPEIRQDMSMMVRMMEPQSDGIPIEVYCFTALTAWVEYERIQGDVFDHLLAILPELGLRLYQQPSGADIGAMGEGLGQALRRDMARERALADAGARPGADAGAGVR
- a CDS encoding P-II family nitrogen regulator, with translation MKQVTAIIKPFKLDEVREALAEVGVSGLTVTEVKGFGRQKGHTELYRGAEYVVDFLPKIRVEVVLADDMVEPAIEAVIKAARTGKIGDGKIFVTPVEQAIRIRTGENGEQAL
- the gspE gene encoding type II secretion system ATPase GspE; translation: MNAYPLPYSWARAQRAVLLLRPGASQLTVSARTPAWAVREVLRCHGQVPVIEVSDEALDTLLNTAYSDTADAASVIGVAENEIDLDRLLQDIPEVADLLETQDDAPVIRMINALFTQAARDGASDMHIEPYENHSVVRYRVDGVLRDVVSPRKALHSALISRIKIMANLDIAEKRLPQDGRIALRVGGRPIDVRVSTLPTGHGERAVLRLLDKEAGRLRLDKLGMSPRVLAQLDELIRQPHGIVLVTGPTGSGKTTTLYAALARLDASTTNILTVEDPIEYDLPGISQTQVNAKIDMTFALALRAILRQDPDVIMIGEIRDLETAQIAVQASLTGHLVLATLHTNDATSAVTRLVDMGVEPFLLASSLLGVLAQRLVRRLCQQCRRPDTLPDGRVVYRPVGCEACNHTGYSGRSGIHELFKVDDEVRRLIHEGRDEQALRAQALRSGMRTLRDDGQRWVAAGVTAPEEILRVTREG
- the gspN gene encoding type II secretion system protein N — its product is MMRRLLPTSFSPPLAALALCCALLAALVVLPARWLLLVQPDDAMAALADADGTLWRGSARVALGPPGARRLLPEPLHWQWRHGALEISHAWLRGPVRAQPGWSGIAVSGQNLRLPAATLAAFGAPLNTVAPGGQLEIDWQPFVLGHLSAGGALATARWTNASSALSHVRPLGDYTLRITADQDTLRLALGTDSGVLSVTGQGRLRHGRLRLRGEAAPADNATPPQRAALAGLLSALGPVSNGKTHFSTPP